The following proteins are encoded in a genomic region of Dokdonia donghaensis DSW-1:
- a CDS encoding cytochrome P450 produces the protein MSNDIPAVSVLKFLANAGSILKNPLPFHHDNFESKGDTFKLQLGFGNEVVFSRDPGFAKYALQKNQRNYTKSPIQTKDLAKYVGEGLLTSEGSLWKKQRKLIQPAFHKKQLAQLIEAMHTVIKEELQNIKTGEAFDVFEIFNDLAFNTVAKSLFQTEVDRKKINRLQYITEQAQKMLVKELRQPYKSWYFKYAGPIDKHLALTQEARDILMELVEERRASHQKVGDLLDMLLESTYEDGTGMNDEQLIDEILILFTAGHETTSNALTFAASLLARHPEWQDKIYEEYAFAKANSTSLNEFLRHCTVTKQVLEETMRLYPPAYFIDRVNLEEDEYNGMKIPAGSNLLFSCIEIHKHDDFWKDPLQFNPTRFDENAGMYHDAYFPFGAGPRMCIGNNFAMYEMILAVTEMVSRFKITPINTPIEILPLITLKPKNAILEFTAR, from the coding sequence ATGTCTAATGATATTCCAGCAGTTTCGGTTTTAAAGTTTCTGGCAAACGCTGGGAGTATTTTAAAGAATCCGCTTCCTTTTCATCACGATAATTTTGAGAGTAAAGGTGATACCTTCAAGCTGCAGTTGGGATTTGGTAATGAAGTTGTCTTCTCTAGAGATCCGGGCTTTGCAAAGTATGCTTTGCAAAAAAACCAGCGCAACTATACAAAGTCACCCATTCAGACTAAAGATCTTGCAAAGTATGTAGGCGAGGGACTTTTAACCTCAGAAGGTTCTCTATGGAAAAAACAACGAAAACTCATACAGCCAGCCTTTCATAAAAAGCAGCTTGCACAGCTTATAGAAGCTATGCATACAGTAATAAAGGAGGAGTTACAAAACATAAAAACAGGAGAGGCGTTTGATGTATTTGAGATATTTAATGACCTTGCTTTTAATACGGTTGCAAAGTCACTCTTTCAGACCGAGGTAGATCGTAAAAAGATAAACCGCCTGCAATACATTACAGAGCAAGCTCAAAAGATGCTCGTAAAAGAGTTGAGACAACCTTATAAGTCTTGGTATTTTAAGTATGCTGGACCTATAGATAAGCACCTGGCTCTTACTCAAGAGGCGCGTGATATACTTATGGAACTCGTAGAAGAACGTCGAGCATCACATCAAAAGGTAGGAGACTTACTAGATATGCTTCTGGAGTCTACTTATGAGGATGGCACAGGTATGAATGATGAACAGCTCATAGATGAGATTCTCATACTCTTTACAGCGGGTCACGAGACAACCTCAAATGCGCTTACATTTGCCGCCTCATTACTTGCAAGACATCCAGAATGGCAAGATAAAATTTATGAGGAATACGCTTTCGCGAAAGCGAACTCAACATCATTAAACGAGTTTTTAAGACATTGTACAGTCACTAAGCAAGTGCTAGAGGAAACAATGCGACTTTACCCACCAGCTTACTTCATAGACAGGGTAAATCTCGAAGAAGATGAATATAATGGGATGAAGATACCTGCAGGTTCTAATTTATTGTTTTCGTGTATTGAGATTCACAAGCACGACGACTTTTGGAAAGACCCGTTACAATTTAACCCTACTCGATTTGATGAAAATGCCGGGATGTATCACGATGCCTACTTCCCATTTGGCGCAGGACCTAGAATGTGTATAGGTAATAACTTTGCTATGTATGAAATGATTCTCGCGGTTACCGAAATGGTATCCCGTTTTAAAATCACTCCTATAAACACACCTATAGAAATATTACCGCTCATTACCCTCAAGCCAAAAAATGCAATATTAGAGTTTACTGCAAGATAG
- the queG gene encoding tRNA epoxyqueuosine(34) reductase QueG, with translation MIENRSKHTAFIKAEAQRLGFMSCGISKAGFLEEEAPRLESWLNKNMHGEMQYMENYFDKRLDPTKLVEGSKSVISLLLNYYPHELQNEESYKISKYAYGRDYHFVIKDKLKEFMHVIQEQIGEVNGRAFVDSAPILDKAWAAKSGLGWIGKHSNLLSKKAGSFYFIAELVVDLDLEYDTPVTDHCGSCTACIDACPTQAIVEPYKVDGSKCISYFTIELKNEIPEYAKSQLDDWMFGCDVCQDVCPWNRFSKAHSESLFNPNPKLLTYDKKQWEEITQEVFSEIFRKSAVKRTKFSGLKRNIDALKKQP, from the coding sequence GTGATAGAGAATAGATCAAAACATACAGCATTTATTAAGGCAGAAGCACAACGCTTAGGTTTTATGTCTTGCGGTATAAGTAAAGCAGGTTTTCTTGAAGAAGAAGCGCCTCGTCTTGAGTCTTGGCTCAATAAAAATATGCACGGCGAGATGCAGTATATGGAAAACTACTTTGACAAGCGCCTTGACCCTACAAAACTCGTAGAAGGGTCTAAGAGTGTAATATCACTCCTACTTAATTATTATCCTCACGAGCTTCAGAATGAGGAGTCTTATAAAATCTCTAAGTATGCCTATGGTCGTGATTATCATTTTGTAATAAAAGATAAACTCAAAGAGTTTATGCACGTTATACAAGAGCAGATAGGAGAGGTGAACGGGCGTGCTTTTGTGGATAGCGCTCCTATACTTGATAAAGCTTGGGCAGCAAAGAGCGGTCTGGGATGGATAGGTAAGCACAGTAATTTACTTTCAAAAAAGGCAGGGTCATTTTATTTTATTGCAGAGCTTGTAGTAGATCTAGACCTTGAGTATGACACACCTGTTACAGATCACTGTGGGAGCTGCACTGCTTGTATAGATGCTTGTCCCACACAGGCTATTGTGGAGCCGTATAAGGTAGACGGGAGTAAATGTATAAGCTACTTTACGATAGAGCTTAAAAATGAAATACCTGAGTATGCAAAGAGTCAACTAGATGACTGGATGTTTGGTTGTGATGTATGTCAAGATGTATGCCCTTGGAATCGATTTTCAAAAGCACATAGTGAGTCGTTATTTAACCCAAACCCTAAGCTGCTCACTTATGATAAAAAACAATGGGAAGAAATAACCCAAGAGGTGTTCTCAGAAATATTTAGAAAATCTGCTGTAAAGCGGACCAAATTTTCTGGCTTGAAGCGAAATATCGATGCGTTAAAAAAACAACCGTAA
- a CDS encoding MFS transporter codes for MNKILSSIKKPNLSFWQIFNMNVGFLGIQFSFGLQQTAINPIFLYLGAAEDLLPILNIAGPITGLIVQPIIGAISDKTWSPKFGRRKPFFLIGAVLGSLCLFAFPFSPALWVAVSLLWILDIGNNMAMEPYRALVGDKLPKTQLSLGYQMQSLFVGAGTVIAMISIIYFQDILGLAEEVAGSIPLWLYYSFFIGAVLSITTILWSVYKTKEIPPSPEEMEEIEGFRKLTFAEKFKEPFIEIASTVKTMPKFMWKVAGVYLFQWYALFVYWQFNVPMFRDTLNFSIGEAASQSAKMSLTYNSATILVALVLVPLTLKYGGRKIYAASLFGTALAMFLIPYIADANLVLAPMILFGIGWAAMMGIPYTMVSKIVPQRKRGIYMGILNMMIVIPMAIETVTFGPIYKYLLGDNAINAILFAGVFFLISAFLALRLTPKQAQEVYDIENEGVVE; via the coding sequence ATGAACAAAATACTCAGTAGTATCAAAAAGCCCAACCTGTCCTTCTGGCAAATATTTAATATGAATGTTGGCTTTTTAGGAATTCAATTTTCTTTTGGGCTACAACAAACAGCCATCAACCCTATTTTTTTATACCTAGGCGCTGCCGAAGATTTACTGCCTATTTTAAATATAGCAGGACCTATTACAGGTCTTATTGTACAACCTATAATTGGGGCTATAAGTGATAAAACGTGGTCTCCTAAATTTGGTAGAAGAAAACCATTCTTTCTTATAGGAGCTGTACTGGGTAGTCTTTGCTTGTTTGCATTTCCTTTTAGTCCAGCCCTGTGGGTTGCGGTTTCTTTATTGTGGATACTCGATATAGGAAATAATATGGCAATGGAGCCATATAGAGCACTAGTAGGAGATAAGCTTCCAAAGACTCAATTAAGTCTTGGGTACCAGATGCAAAGTCTTTTTGTGGGTGCAGGGACAGTAATAGCAATGATCTCAATTATTTATTTTCAAGACATATTAGGTCTCGCAGAAGAAGTTGCGGGAAGTATACCACTATGGTTGTATTATTCATTCTTTATAGGAGCCGTACTTTCTATCACTACTATATTATGGTCTGTGTATAAAACTAAAGAGATACCGCCTTCGCCAGAAGAAATGGAAGAAATAGAGGGCTTTAGAAAGCTCACTTTTGCAGAAAAATTTAAAGAGCCATTTATAGAGATTGCTAGTACTGTAAAAACTATGCCTAAGTTTATGTGGAAGGTTGCTGGAGTATACCTTTTTCAATGGTATGCATTATTTGTATACTGGCAGTTTAATGTGCCTATGTTTAGAGATACTCTTAACTTTAGTATAGGTGAGGCTGCTTCACAATCGGCTAAGATGAGTTTGACTTATAACTCTGCAACCATACTAGTTGCACTTGTCTTAGTACCTCTAACATTGAAATATGGAGGAAGAAAGATATATGCAGCTAGTCTCTTTGGGACTGCGCTCGCTATGTTTTTAATACCGTATATAGCAGATGCAAATCTCGTACTGGCACCTATGATTTTATTTGGAATAGGGTGGGCAGCTATGATGGGAATCCCATATACAATGGTTTCAAAAATAGTACCGCAGCGTAAACGTGGTATCTATATGGGTATTCTTAATATGATGATTGTAATACCTATGGCAATAGAGACGGTAACTTTTGGTCCTATTTATAAATATTTGTTAGGTGATAACGCCATTAATGCCATTCTTTTTGCAGGTGTATTCTTTTTAATCTCAGCATTTTTGGCTTTACGATTAACACCAAAACAAGCGCAAGAAGTGTATGATATAGAAAATGAGGGTGTTGTTGAATAA
- a CDS encoding MFS transporter — protein MKHIGVKLSLYLNYFVFAILLNSVGIVILKSLNNYGVDETTASVLEAFKDLPIAIVSFAIASFLPRIGYKKAMLIGLAMVTVACIAMYYGNTFDTAKILFATVGAAFALIKVSVYSTIGLVTNSTKEHNSLMSSIEGFFMVGIALAYFLFPAFNTEGEPDAWLNVYWLLAALSAVSFVILLFTKFEKEAEIPGADLKEDFLEMFKLLARLLIIVFVISAFLFVMIEQGIMSWLPTFNNKVLGLTENLGIMMSSILALSLAAGRLLAGVLTRKISWIYVLSACTIGAMLLVVFVLPKTVGLNVGEISSLRDIPAIGFAFPLVGLFIAPIYPLLNSVVLSALPKRVHSPMTGLIVIFSALGGTFGSRIIGYLFETKGPENAFYFTLIPMTVLLVFYFILKKLTEKDALQG, from the coding sequence ATGAAACATATAGGTGTAAAACTCTCATTGTATCTCAACTATTTTGTCTTTGCTATTCTTCTTAATAGTGTGGGTATTGTTATACTCAAGTCGCTCAACAATTATGGTGTAGATGAAACTACGGCAAGTGTGCTAGAAGCATTTAAGGATTTGCCTATAGCTATTGTCTCATTTGCTATTGCTTCCTTTTTACCTAGAATAGGATATAAAAAGGCAATGCTCATAGGTCTAGCTATGGTAACCGTAGCGTGTATCGCTATGTATTATGGGAACACATTTGATACGGCAAAGATTCTTTTTGCAACCGTAGGGGCTGCATTTGCCCTCATAAAAGTTTCTGTTTACTCTACCATAGGTCTTGTGACTAACTCTACAAAAGAGCATAATAGTTTAATGAGTTCTATAGAAGGGTTTTTTATGGTAGGTATTGCGCTTGCTTATTTTCTTTTTCCTGCATTTAATACAGAAGGTGAACCAGACGCGTGGCTTAACGTTTACTGGCTACTAGCAGCACTCTCTGCGGTGTCTTTTGTTATCTTATTATTTACCAAATTTGAAAAAGAAGCAGAGATACCTGGTGCAGATCTTAAAGAAGATTTTCTTGAGATGTTTAAGTTACTAGCAAGATTGCTCATTATCGTTTTTGTTATAAGTGCATTTCTATTTGTAATGATAGAACAAGGTATAATGTCGTGGCTACCTACATTTAATAATAAAGTGTTAGGCCTAACTGAAAATTTAGGGATTATGATGTCTAGTATTCTTGCGTTATCTCTAGCTGCTGGACGATTACTGGCAGGTGTTCTTACTCGTAAAATATCTTGGATTTATGTCCTCTCTGCCTGTACAATAGGAGCAATGCTTCTCGTAGTGTTTGTGTTGCCTAAAACCGTTGGTCTCAATGTGGGTGAGATAAGTTCATTAAGAGACATACCAGCTATAGGCTTTGCGTTTCCATTAGTAGGATTGTTTATAGCACCCATTTATCCGTTGCTCAACTCTGTTGTCTTAAGTGCGTTGCCTAAGAGGGTACACAGCCCTATGACAGGACTTATAGTGATATTTTCGGCACTGGGAGGGACGTTTGGTAGTAGGATTATAGGATATTTATTTGAAACAAAAGGTCCAGAAAATGCTTTCTACTTTACACTTATTCCTATGACGGTGCTACTTGTATTTTACTTTATTCTTAAAAAACTTACAGAAAAAGATGCACTTCAAGGGTAA
- a CDS encoding trehalase family glycosidase yields the protein MHFKGNIKETLSHLLEQEDTDGDKKITVEDQGPKQFDIALYGDDNAFAKAYTIKGTYHLSNFLQELALERALSKIEAVIPLWKIEEQPTSRINRMIRDYFWDDLTRTIDKKGLANILTDTKAGDSVQRMYVPGTDQEGIAYYNNLKTGFPNLEVVVLPLEITPEYVKSINEKPGILALGLEGKNGIPFVVPGGRFNEMYGWDSYFEGVGLLLDNRVDLAKAMIDNFCYQITHYGKILNANRSYYLTRTQPPYLSSFIREIFEKDPTLGKEWLASVLAIAIQEYETVWMRAPRYTDNGLNRYYAQGVGVPPETEEGHFDEYLAVVAKKEGCSIEELVSNYQNGSLDLPELDRYFTHDRSLRESGHDTSWRLDDVCADLNTVDLNSLLYKYEIDFEYLIATYFAGNFKGKKSRYYKESALARKERMDTFMWDEDKSQYFDYNCVTKQKTEFESASNYFPLWAGLLDNDKAMKTVRRLMIDLKEKGGLAGTSRAMNTIIPEGAVQRQWDYPNGWAPHQMMIWRGLKAYGFDKELQELVYRWLWMITRNAVDYNGVIPEKYDVVSATHKVFAEYGNVGTEFDYITTSGFGWMNASCQLGLSLLNPKLRAALDNLEDPEKVFN from the coding sequence ATGCACTTCAAGGGTAATATAAAGGAAACACTTAGTCACTTGCTAGAGCAAGAAGACACAGATGGAGATAAGAAAATCACAGTAGAAGATCAAGGGCCTAAGCAGTTTGACATAGCTCTGTATGGAGATGATAACGCTTTCGCGAAAGCGTATACTATAAAAGGAACCTACCATCTTTCTAATTTTTTACAGGAGCTCGCTTTAGAAAGAGCACTTAGTAAAATCGAAGCTGTAATTCCTTTGTGGAAAATAGAGGAGCAACCCACTAGCCGCATTAACCGAATGATACGTGATTACTTTTGGGACGACCTCACACGTACAATAGATAAGAAGGGGCTTGCAAATATCCTCACAGACACAAAAGCTGGAGATAGCGTGCAACGTATGTATGTGCCTGGAACAGATCAAGAGGGAATAGCATATTATAATAACCTAAAGACAGGTTTTCCTAATCTAGAGGTTGTGGTGCTTCCTCTAGAGATTACTCCAGAGTATGTTAAGTCCATAAATGAGAAGCCAGGCATTCTGGCATTGGGGCTTGAGGGTAAAAACGGAATTCCGTTTGTAGTGCCTGGAGGAAGATTTAATGAGATGTATGGATGGGATAGCTATTTTGAAGGTGTAGGGTTATTGCTAGATAACCGTGTAGATCTAGCTAAAGCTATGATTGATAATTTTTGCTATCAAATCACTCATTATGGTAAGATATTAAATGCAAATAGGAGTTATTATCTCACTCGTACACAGCCTCCATATTTGAGTTCGTTTATAAGAGAAATTTTTGAAAAAGATCCAACACTAGGTAAGGAGTGGCTTGCAAGTGTTCTAGCTATTGCAATACAAGAGTATGAAACTGTATGGATGAGAGCACCTAGATATACAGATAATGGTCTCAATCGTTATTATGCACAAGGTGTAGGAGTGCCACCAGAGACAGAAGAAGGTCATTTTGATGAGTATCTAGCCGTTGTGGCAAAGAAAGAAGGTTGTAGTATAGAAGAACTGGTGAGTAACTATCAAAATGGAAGTCTAGACTTACCTGAGTTAGATCGTTACTTTACACACGATAGAAGTTTGCGTGAGAGCGGTCACGATACCTCGTGGCGACTTGACGATGTGTGTGCAGATCTAAACACGGTAGATCTTAATAGTTTATTATATAAGTATGAGATAGACTTTGAGTACCTCATTGCTACTTATTTTGCGGGTAACTTTAAAGGCAAAAAATCTAGATATTATAAAGAAAGTGCGCTAGCTCGCAAGGAGCGTATGGATACCTTTATGTGGGATGAAGATAAGAGCCAGTACTTTGATTATAATTGTGTCACAAAGCAGAAAACTGAATTTGAAAGTGCTTCAAATTACTTTCCATTATGGGCAGGTCTGCTAGATAATGATAAGGCAATGAAGACCGTAAGACGTCTTATGATAGATCTTAAAGAAAAAGGAGGTTTAGCAGGTACAAGTCGCGCTATGAATACAATCATCCCAGAAGGAGCAGTACAGCGCCAGTGGGATTATCCTAACGGCTGGGCTCCGCACCAGATGATGATATGGCGAGGACTTAAAGCATATGGTTTTGATAAAGAATTACAAGAGCTTGTGTACAGGTGGTTGTGGATGATTACTAGAAATGCCGTAGATTATAATGGGGTTATACCTGAGAAGTACGATGTCGTATCTGCAACGCATAAAGTTTTTGCAGAGTATGGTAACGTGGGGACCGAGTTTGATTATATAACAACTAGTGGTTTTGGGTGGATGAATGCTAGTTGTCAATTAGGGCTTTCATTGCTGAATCCTAAATTGAGAGCAGCCCTAGATAACCTTGAAGATCCAGAAAAAGTATTTAATTAA
- a CDS encoding carbohydrate kinase family protein has protein sequence MKRDLDILCVGEVLIDFIGHQKEVRIDKTRDYHRYLGGSPTNVAMNLARLGMNVKLAATIGDDGLGVYIKDKLTENGVQTDLIATDPENPTSVIFVSKTTGTPDFIPYRYADTKISEAQVSDALLAQTTIFHTTAFALSKKPARTTILVKARKAYEAGCTLSIDLNYSPRIYPNREKAIKTFREYCSYNPLVKISEDDMERLFGEKRSHEAIFDFFHNDFGVELVCLTLGSEGVKLSRKRKNHPAEMIVEPAARVEQILDATGAGDAFWSGFLFAYIREYDIKKCLKVALSLAAIKLQHVGRLPQNVDILTQLLDFK, from the coding sequence GTGAAAAGAGACTTAGATATTTTATGTGTAGGTGAGGTGCTTATAGATTTTATAGGCCATCAAAAAGAAGTACGTATAGATAAAACACGTGATTACCACAGGTACTTAGGAGGTAGTCCTACTAATGTAGCGATGAATCTCGCACGACTGGGTATGAATGTAAAACTTGCCGCTACTATAGGAGATGATGGGCTAGGCGTTTACATTAAGGATAAACTTACCGAAAATGGCGTACAGACAGATCTCATTGCGACAGATCCTGAAAATCCTACGAGTGTGATTTTTGTGTCAAAAACTACGGGCACACCAGATTTTATACCTTATCGGTATGCAGACACTAAGATCTCAGAAGCTCAAGTGTCTGATGCTTTGCTAGCGCAAACTACTATTTTTCATACCACAGCATTTGCTCTAAGTAAGAAGCCTGCAAGAACTACAATTTTAGTCAAAGCAAGAAAAGCTTATGAAGCTGGTTGTACACTTAGTATAGATCTTAATTATTCGCCTCGTATTTATCCTAATAGGGAGAAGGCGATAAAAACCTTTAGAGAGTATTGCTCATATAACCCGCTCGTGAAGATAAGTGAGGATGATATGGAGCGCCTTTTTGGTGAGAAAAGAAGTCACGAGGCTATTTTTGATTTCTTCCATAATGATTTCGGGGTAGAGCTTGTTTGTCTCACCTTAGGATCAGAAGGGGTTAAGCTTTCGCGAAAGCGTAAAAATCACCCTGCAGAAATGATTGTTGAGCCAGCGGCAAGAGTAGAGCAAATACTTGATGCTACGGGAGCAGGAGATGCTTTTTGGAGTGGATTCTTATTTGCTTACATAAGAGAGTATGATATCAAAAAATGTCTCAAAGTGGCGCTGTCACTGGCGGCTATAAAATTACAGCACGTGGGTAGATTGCCACAAAATGTGGATATACTCACCCAGTTGCTAGATTTTAAATAA
- a CDS encoding NADP-dependent malic enzyme, with amino-acid sequence MSQQNKRRREALVYHAKPKPGKIAVVPTKKYSSQRDLALAYSPGVAEPCLEIEKDINNVYKYTAKGNLVAVISNGTAVLGLGDIGPEASKPVMEGKGLLFKIFAGIDVFDIEVGTKDVDAFIETVKNISPTFGGINLEDIKAPEAFEIERRLKEELDIPVMHDDQHGTAIISAAAMLNALEIAGKRIEDVRIVVSGAGSAAISCMNLYHLLGAKLENIAMFDINGLLKEDRIDLSPEQFKFKSKESFNTLAEAMVNADVFLGLSVGNIVTPTMIQSMASDPIVFAMANPTPEIDYDVAIASRPDLIMATGRSDHPNQVNNVLGFPFIFRGALDVRATAINEAMKMAAVKALAQLAKEPVPEQVNIAYGETRFTFGRDYIIPKPFDPRLITTIPPAVAKAAMESGVAKEPIKDWAVYHDELLERLGEDNKIVRLLMDRARRNPKRIVFAESDQLDVLKAAQIAHEEGIAIPVLLGNRDVILELKEEIGFDADVEIIDPKSDEEKAHVAKYGEIYWESRKRKGITLYAAQKLLRQRDYFASMMVSQGDADGMLSGFSRSYPSVIKPVLEVIGTAPGVQKVAACNLMVTSKGPLFLADTSINIDPNAKELAKIAQMTSTAVRMFGLEPVVAMMSYSNFGSSTHEKAKTVSDAVSYLHRNFPELIVDGEVQADFALNRDMLQSKFPFSKLAGKKVNTLVFSNIDSANITYKMIKELENADNIGPIMLGMRKPVHILQLGASVDEMVHMTAITVIDAQKKENFFNKQQE; translated from the coding sequence ATGAGTCAGCAGAACAAAAGACGGAGGGAAGCCCTCGTATATCACGCAAAGCCAAAGCCAGGTAAAATTGCGGTAGTTCCTACAAAAAAGTACTCAAGCCAGCGTGATCTTGCGCTCGCTTATTCTCCAGGTGTAGCAGAGCCGTGTCTAGAGATAGAAAAAGATATAAATAACGTTTATAAATATACAGCAAAGGGTAACCTTGTAGCTGTAATCTCAAATGGTACTGCAGTGTTGGGTCTGGGAGATATAGGTCCAGAGGCATCAAAACCTGTTATGGAGGGTAAAGGTTTGCTCTTTAAAATTTTTGCAGGGATTGATGTTTTTGATATAGAAGTAGGTACAAAAGATGTAGATGCTTTTATAGAAACTGTAAAAAATATCTCTCCTACCTTTGGAGGGATTAACCTTGAAGATATTAAGGCGCCAGAGGCTTTTGAAATTGAGCGCAGGCTCAAAGAAGAGCTAGATATACCAGTAATGCACGATGACCAGCACGGTACGGCAATCATATCTGCCGCAGCTATGCTCAATGCGTTAGAAATAGCAGGTAAGCGCATAGAAGATGTGCGTATCGTAGTGTCTGGCGCAGGTAGTGCAGCTATCTCGTGTATGAACTTATATCATTTACTTGGCGCTAAGCTAGAAAACATTGCAATGTTTGATATAAATGGTCTTCTTAAAGAGGATCGTATAGACTTATCTCCAGAGCAGTTTAAGTTTAAAAGTAAAGAGAGTTTTAACACACTAGCAGAGGCAATGGTTAATGCAGATGTGTTTTTAGGTCTCTCTGTGGGTAACATTGTAACACCTACAATGATACAGTCTATGGCAAGTGATCCTATTGTATTTGCAATGGCAAACCCAACTCCAGAGATAGATTATGATGTTGCGATAGCATCAAGACCAGACTTAATAATGGCAACGGGAAGGTCTGACCATCCTAACCAAGTAAATAATGTGCTAGGTTTTCCATTTATTTTTAGAGGTGCGCTAGATGTGCGTGCAACTGCTATAAATGAAGCGATGAAGATGGCAGCGGTAAAAGCACTAGCTCAACTTGCAAAGGAGCCTGTTCCAGAACAGGTAAATATCGCATATGGAGAGACTAGATTTACCTTTGGCCGTGATTATATCATCCCAAAACCATTTGACCCAAGATTAATAACTACAATACCGCCGGCGGTTGCAAAAGCAGCGATGGAGTCTGGAGTAGCAAAAGAACCTATAAAAGATTGGGCAGTTTATCACGATGAGTTGCTAGAGCGACTGGGTGAAGATAACAAGATTGTAAGATTACTAATGGATCGCGCACGCCGCAACCCAAAACGTATAGTCTTTGCAGAGTCAGATCAACTAGACGTGCTTAAAGCTGCACAAATTGCTCACGAAGAGGGTATCGCAATACCCGTTTTATTAGGGAACCGTGATGTGATATTAGAACTTAAGGAAGAGATAGGTTTTGATGCAGATGTAGAAATTATAGATCCAAAATCTGACGAAGAGAAAGCTCACGTGGCTAAGTATGGTGAGATATACTGGGAGTCAAGAAAGCGCAAGGGTATCACGCTCTATGCAGCACAAAAACTACTTAGACAGCGAGATTACTTCGCCTCTATGATGGTGAGTCAAGGTGATGCAGATGGGATGCTCTCTGGTTTTAGCCGTAGTTATCCATCTGTGATAAAACCGGTTCTTGAAGTAATAGGTACTGCGCCAGGTGTGCAAAAAGTAGCCGCTTGCAACCTGATGGTTACCTCAAAAGGACCACTCTTTCTTGCAGATACCTCTATAAACATAGATCCTAATGCAAAGGAACTGGCAAAAATTGCCCAGATGACTTCGACGGCTGTAAGGATGTTTGGACTAGAGCCAGTGGTGGCGATGATGTCTTACTCAAACTTTGGGTCATCTACACACGAGAAGGCAAAAACGGTAAGCGACGCTGTATCTTATTTACACCGCAACTTCCCAGAGCTCATTGTAGACGGAGAGGTGCAGGCAGATTTTGCACTTAACAGAGATATGTTGCAAAGTAAGTTTCCGTTCTCAAAACTTGCCGGTAAAAAAGTAAACACGCTCGTGTTTTCAAACATAGACAGTGCAAACATCACCTATAAGATGATTAAAGAGCTAGAAAATGCAGATAACATAGGTCCTATAATGCTTGGTATGCGCAAACCTGTGCATATTTTGCAACTGGGAGCAAGCGTAGATGAGATGGTGCATATGACTGCTATCACAGTGATTGATGCTCAAAAGAAGGAAAACTTTTTTAACAAGCAGCAGGAGTAA
- the ruvA gene encoding Holliday junction branch migration protein RuvA, protein MITHLSGRLIEKNPTHVVLDCNGVGYFINISLHTFGQLGDGEAIKLYTHLQVKEDSHTLYGFMEMMEREIFRLLLSVSGIGASTARTMLSSLEPNQIKQAIASNDVATIQSIKGIGAKTAQRVILDLKDKILKVYDISTESAVQSNTNKEEALSALETLGFARKQAEKVCLAITKEKPDASVETIIKEALKKL, encoded by the coding sequence ATGATTACGCACCTAAGCGGTAGACTTATTGAGAAGAATCCTACACACGTTGTATTAGACTGTAATGGAGTGGGATATTTTATAAACATCTCCTTACATACTTTTGGGCAACTAGGTGATGGTGAGGCGATCAAGCTATATACCCATCTTCAGGTTAAGGAAGATAGCCATACACTATATGGTTTTATGGAGATGATGGAGCGTGAGATATTTAGATTATTACTCTCTGTTTCTGGAATAGGAGCGAGTACCGCAAGAACAATGTTATCTTCACTTGAGCCTAATCAAATAAAGCAGGCTATCGCTTCAAATGATGTGGCGACCATACAAAGCATAAAGGGAATAGGGGCAAAAACGGCGCAGCGTGTGATTTTAGATCTTAAGGATAAAATACTTAAAGTATACGATATCAGTACCGAAAGTGCTGTGCAAAGCAATACTAATAAAGAAGAGGCGTTATCTGCTTTAGAGACTTTAGGATTTGCGCGTAAGCAGGCAGAGAAAGTATGTCTAGCTATCACAAAAGAAAAGCCAGACGCGAGCGTAGAGACTATTATTAAAGAGGCATTAAAAAAACTGTAG